A segment of the Polyodon spathula isolate WHYD16114869_AA chromosome 17, ASM1765450v1, whole genome shotgun sequence genome:
ATGGTAAGTGGTTTATTTTTCTAgcatgtcatgtttttttaagGTTGAAATGCAGCAACTCTGTATGGACAGATGTGCCATTGAGAGACTTTtcagcactgaaaaaaacaaaacaaaacaaaaaaatcccatggaagataaatacttttttttaagcttaaaaaTGACAATGTACAGATATTAGACTTGAAGAATATTTTGGTATTTTCCCAGACagtaatgtagaaaaaaaaaatccccaaaattgAAGACAGCGCTATGGACATCATGCACTGTGTGATTGATTTCTAATAGATTAATTGGAGCTGCACAAACCAGTTATTCGATTGTTCAGATCAAGCTGTCCACAGCTGAGTCTCATTGGTGtagattgggctaatttaccattcctaGTGAaacgagtgaagaaacagctgcttggatttgtatAGAATGCTGTTCTCCATAGAGCCTAAGAAAAGCAGCAGTttaagcagctgtttcttcacttgtttcactttgaataaTAAGTAAACCTAATCAATACCAATACCCTCACCTGATTTCTGCGGAGAGCTCAATCTGAATACATTTGGTTTTCATAAACCATACAATTTTGTTTAACCTTGTTTATAGGCAGTTCTTTTAAATACATCAATGCTTCTCTAATCTGGTTATTTCTTTCATATCTTCTGTAGGCTTACTCAAACCTGTTAAGAGCTCACATGGACGGACTGAAGAAGAAAGACAAAAAGAGCAAAACCAAGAAGTCGAAGGCGACCCAGTGATGAGGCGGACTGTTATCTTGCTAATTTCTGAACAGTTCTTCAACACTGACCCCCCTCTTAACCCCCTGGACAATCCGCCTGAGATATGAGAAGGGTCCATAGCAACAATAGCTCTAAACACCTTGGTGGAGATATGCTGGTGTTTTGACACGGCTTAAACCTTGGAATTGCTTGGTAAACCATCCGCtcagttttacatttgtttgatattagtaatcattttttaattcGTGCATCATATTTTGAGTGTTTAGATGTGCTTGGGGTCGCACTTTTTTCGTTTTTTggtttataaaactgtattttacaaaCTTGAAAAGGAGGGAAACTGCTCAATACTAGTGTTGCTATTGATTCTGAACTTGTCAGAGCAAAATCTACATCAGGATACAGTTTGGGCGTAAAGCTGTGTTATTGTATGTTACAGTAGACCGCAAGTctctatttgaataaaaaaaggctgaattttaatttaaacatgacTGGCAAAATAAACTTTAACGGAAAATACTAAAAGTTTAAAAGCTGCATACAAatcttacttattttttattcatacacAGCACCTTGTCCATTCTGTATTAATCCTCGTAATTAATACCTACAATACCATGGCTTCTAGAAATATATCTTTAAAGCTGGAGATTACTGTACGTCACAAATATAGGGGGATTTACAAAATGAGTTGGTTACTTTATAATTCAGTTGTCAGAAAAGCAGAGGAATGACATTTGGAGGATGGCTGCACCAAATGACCATTTGGAAGGGTTAAATAACATTTGCTATAACATTAAGAATGGTATAGTGCAACGTTCCCCTTTGGAGACAGTTATTGAAGAACAGCATGCTTCAATTTGGTTAATTGTGGATTTCCTTTGCATCTTTACAAACTGTACAACAGTCTTTATTAAAAACTTACTAAGAATTGGGAAGCGGCGTGTCATAGCTGCTTTAAGGAAAGGCTTTTAATTTTGTTAGAttcttttgaaaggaaaaaagtaCTTTTCAGTTGTCTTAAATGCGTAGGTGGCACCTAACTGGTTATAAAGGTGTTACAAAAATGCCATTCTCAACACTAacttttttcacttgttttggAATCTCAAAATAAACCTTTTAGTTGACAATTAATatgctgttgtgttttacatataaTACCTTTTTATAAAACATCCACACTTCatagtccagtttgtttatgcTGTTGCATTTCTTGTCAAAGTTATTTTCATTGAGGTAAATATtgccatttcagaaaaaaagaaaatgcattgaaaatcCACTGGCTGGCATGTGTCCTGTTCCGCATTTTATGAAATTAAATGGGCATTAAGACAAGCTGTAGTGTCCTAAGATCTTGCTTAATTTAATACAGGGCGAGTTGAAAGTAAAAATGGTTTTAcagggtcaattgcaatgaactggaGAACACAGATACTGTACAGCTAGTACAGTACTAACTTGGGCTCACCCCTATATCACCTGAAGCTAATGTAAAGTGCTATGTGATTATTGATTGAAAAGCCTTGTCGGTATTACCAGAAATCACGTAGACACGTTGGTGGCAGTTACAGTATCAATAGTACTCAGGTCGGGTACATTTAAACTGACCTCTCTTTGTCAGTGCTTCACTTCAAGTTTATCTCGTCTTCCTCAACCTCATTTTCAGTGCTGAGCACCAAAACCAAGATAAAATACTGTGACTGAAAAGGAAGCATGATAAATGGAATcctaaataatatttgtattattgataCTTTAAAGAATTGCATTTCAGTATGATTACCTTCCATCATGCAGGGTGCTGTTGAGCAGGCCCATGCTTGGTCATGaagtaaatatataatttgtcatCTTGTGTTTTCATAGACTGAAAAACCTTGCCTAAAGGGTTTATGAATATTAAGGTCATGAAAAGTAACCTTAGAAATAATGTCAATGGTCACTGTAAACATTAAGCTATTTTACTGGGTCATTTGGCTGCCCCTCCTGGAATATGTCATAGTGTCAGCTTATTCTCAGTGAGTATGACATGCGGAGGTTAGAATAGCTTCAGtagaaaaataagtttaaataaaaCTCGAGGAAATCTTTGAAAAATGGTTCCATTTCATACTGCATTGTTACTGTTGCATCCATATTTGTTTGAAATATAGCTGTATTGTATTATACTAATTACAACAGTTTACTATTTGTTGTTaataagaaacaacaaaaaaaaagaatatacaattaaaataaatatgaaagacAGCTAGCCATCTATAAGTCTATAAGCACATTTAATACAAACCTTTAATAcaatgtattctacatttttaaagacacTATTTAACTCATCTCTATGTCTTGATgttatttcagttgtattttgaaGAGCTAGATTTGCTCCAGTGCAAGGTGCAAGCTTTTATTTTCTACTCCTAGAAaccaacaccaaaagcaaaaaaCCTACCTCTGTCTCCAAGACGCCCGACTGAAATATTgctcaaacacaaaatacagatcTTCCTGAAGGAAGAACAATTTTACATTTGTGTCCTATTCTCCAGGACCAGCTTGGAAATTGATATTCTTCCAGATTTAAAGTGCTTCCATACTGTCCATCAGTATAGTTTACAATTCTATGTAAACCCTGCTTAAAATCATGTGTGTTAAATACATAGTAACTAACCCTCATTTTGTCACAGGTTTACAAGTAGAACTAGCACAGCTAGATCCAGGGAATACAACCACTTACTTGTATTAATGGGATAACCACAGTATTCTAGTGTGCAAGGTATGGGAAAAATGTGGATACTGCAGCAGAGGCCTTCCATGACAAATAACGGGTCTAAGCCAAAAAGCATTGCTGTCCGCCACGTCTACTTGTAAACCTGAAACTGAAAAGacatgttctgtaataatgttcctatggcagtttttaaaatgaatgcagcTTTAAATACCTTTGCAAAcacaaagtactgtatttgttttcccTGCTCAAATATCTGTACCAAAAATAGACAAATGTGACAAATAGTTCAGCTTCATGATGTTCTGTAGAGATGACTGTAGCTGAAACTTCCTTGCAAATACTGTAAGCGGTCTCCACGGGCACCCTTCAAGCAAGGCAGTGTACAGTTCTGTTGCCTAAAGGGCGTTGGGTTTTTTCTCAAGCTGCTCTTTACTGGAGGTGAAagggttggtttgtttgtttctttcttcctCCTGGTAACCTTGCTTCATGATTCCAGTCACATACGTGAACAAGGcctggaaataaaaatgcacaggtCTTTAAATTCAGTCCAGTATGTTCACTTTGAATCTCACAAAAGCAGAGGAAagtaaaacatgctgtattaacATCATTAGCAAATAATGAAGTAGGGGAAAACTTGAGAAGGTTTAAAGAAAAGGTCCATTGTTTTGTGAGTAATGCAAAGGCACAAATACTGTGGATCAGTTCACCAAAGATTCTTTATTAAAAGTAATGTTGCTGAAAGGATAACTAATTACATAGTTTCAGCATCTTATCCTGAAAAGtttacaggtctgcagtgttgtaAGAGTTAAACTGAAACcagtgaatgaaaataataaaaggcAAAGATTGACTTtcaaagagaaaacatttaggtGTCCACTGTGCTTTTGTTAAGTGTGGTTTCTTATCAAGTTTACTTTAGTTGTAGGAACCCTCTTATAGGATATACAATGAAGAATTACTGCTATCAGTAGCACCAATACCATGTTCTTTGTGTCTTTGTACAGTAAACATtgagtgtttttaatatatctattttatGTAAAACAGTGACTGACTGTAGTCAGTGCTTGTCCTTCACCTTTATTGAGcacagcaaaacaaattaaaatcatgcagctctaaacagaaaaaaaatcaggttAAAAAAATCTGCTAATTCCATATATTAATTCAGCAAATagtagcaaaataaatacaaatgtgtgatTATTTGAGTAACCACCAGGGGTCAGTGTACCCAAAGAAATAAAACCTGGGAGTAACATAGTGTTGCCATTAGCTGTTACAATGTAATGCATTCAATGAGTAGGCTACATTTTCTAAtataaagcaccatgtaaaaCTACAGTACCTTCCAGGCCTCCTCCATTTCTGGAGTCCACTTCTCCTTTAGAATTGGCTGAACAGCAGAGATAAACTCTGTCCccacatactgaaaaataaagcacCAGCTGGGGATTATACTTCTGAAATAGACAGCCACCTCTGTTTACACATACATAGAAATATAAATCCTTCGAAGGATACTCAAAGATTACTGAAGGTGGCATTATACTATTTATGACTGAAGATGCTTAactgatgtttttaaaataaaaacatatacagtaatacCTTAATTACCCAGACCCTAATGCACCGGTAGGACATTGTTTCCTTTGACCTGTTTGGAGTGGAATGGTCCTCCAGGACcttgattggacacccctgtatAAAGCAATATCGTGGTGTGATGTGTATGTAGCCATTGTGTTAACCAGCCTGGCCTGGGGACAGCACAGGTGATGCCTCAGGATGTATAGTCATGTCATGTAATCCCTTCTTAAATGGTTGTGATAGTTTATACAAAACTGGCTATCAGCACCAACAGGAAATCTGGAATATCTGTAAATTCAAAGATCAGATTGGTGCACATTCTTAAGTCGTACACCATAATATTTTGGCGGAGCGTTGTATCGGTAGTGGCTCTTCCCGAGCTCCACGGCCAGCTGCACAAGACGCTCCGTCTGGTCAATCCTGGCCACGCTCTTCTCAATGAAAGACATCACTCTGAAACAGAACAGACACATGACCATTGCTTTCTTTACCCTAGTGTAGTATCAGAtatcgtgttttaaaatgtttgctgtaaCTTAAgatttgtttcaaacaaaactgcatatttgagacata
Coding sequences within it:
- the LOC121330379 gene encoding neuroglobin-1-like encodes the protein MGCAVSGLGLASKPSDDPNEEEASAPTLTEHQIELIKESWKLIQEDIAKVGIIMFVRLFETHPECKDVFFLFRDVDDLQRLRTSKELRAHGLRVMSFIEKSVARIDQTERLVQLAVELGKSHYRYNAPPKYYGYVGTEFISAVQPILKEKWTPEMEEAWKALFTYVTGIMKQGYQEEERNKQTNPFTSSKEQLEKKPNAL